The genomic DNA CGCTGCGGCACGGGACGATCCACAACCCCTCGCCTTCCGCGATCGCGGCCGTTCCGAGCAACCCCACGAGTCGTGACAGGAAGGTGCTTGCCGTCCGCACCTTCTCCCCCAGGAGGATTCCCCGCGTCCGGTTGACGACGCGCACGGTATCTTCTCCCACGCGGGCCATGGAACAAGGATACCACGCGAGCCCCGCTTGACGGTTCTTCGCGCGCCTGCGACGATGAGGCGATGAACTTCGTCCATCTCTCCCCGCATTTTCCGCCGAACTACTCCCGCTTCTGCATCGGGCTCCGGGAGGAAGGGGTGAACGTCCTCGGGCTGGCCGACGCCCCGCACGAGTCGCTGCGGCAGGACCTCCGCGGGGCGCTCACCGAATATTACCGCGTGGACGACATGAACTCGTACGACGCGCTGGTCCGGGCGCTCGGGCACTTCACCCACCGACACGGGAAGCTCGACGGGATCGACTCCCACAGCGAGCACTGGCTGGAGACCGAGGCGCGTCTTCGAACGGATTTCAACATGGACGGGCTTCGTCACGACCGGATGGGGATCGTCAAGCGAAAGTCCTCCATGAAGGAGATCTACCGGACCGCCGGGGTCCGTGTCGGCCGGAAGCGGGGGAAGCGGTACACCCGCGATCCCGGGGAGATCCTCGCGGCCTTCGGGGGCCTCATCGTGCACCACGAGGAGATCGACTCCATTTTCCGCGCCGCGATCGGCGACTACGGGTACCTGGTCCGGTCGAAGGACCTCGACGAGGTGCGTGCCGCCGCCCGGTACATCCAGGAGACCGCGTAACGCGTCGGGGAGTTACTTCCCTTTCCGCTCGAGCTTCGCCTTGAGGGCTTCCCCCAGGGAACCGAGGGCGGGGGGAGGGGGCGCCGGCTCCATGTACCTCGAGTAATCCTCCGCTTCCTCCTCGGGCGTGTCCGGGCTTTCCGTCGCCGGAAGGGAGAGGGCGACGCGACGCTTCACGGGGTCGACCGAGTCCACCTTCACTTCGATCTCCTGCCCCGCGCGGAGAACCTCGCCCACGCTCCGGATCCGCTTTCCCCCGCCGAGTTTCGAGATGTGAAGCAGGCCGTCGACTCCCCCGCCGAGGGAGACAAAGGCCCCGAAGGCGGCCAGGCGGGCGACCTTGCCGACGTGGCGGGACCCCGCCGGAAAACGGTCGACGGCGGTTTCCCACGGGTCCGAAAGGGTCTTCTTGAGGCTGAAGGAGAAGCGCCGGTTCGCCCAGTCGAGGCGAGTGATCGCGACCTCGACCTCCTGTCCCACGGAGAGAACGCTTTGGATATCCTCCACCCGCTCCCACCCGATCTCCGAAATGGGGAGCAGCCCCTCGATGGGGCCGATGGAGACGAAGGCGCCGAACTCCCGGACCGAGGTGACGGTCCCCTTCATCACCATCCCCTCCGTGAGCGTCGCCATCACCTCCCGCGTTTTCCGCTCTTCCTCCTCTTCCAGCAAGGCCCGGCGGGAGACGACGATGTTGCGGCCCTTTTCCCTGTACTCCGTGATCCGGAACGCGGCGTGTTTCCCGACGTGCTCCTCCTGGCCCCCGGACCGAGGAAGGTCCATCTGCGAGTGGGGGCAGAACGCTCTCGCCCCGCCCGCGAGGCGGACTTCGTATCCCCCCTTGATCTCTTTCACCACGACCCCGTCCACGGGGATCCCCGAGTTCGAGGCGTCCTCGAGTTGCGCCGATCCGGCCGCCCCCCCCGTGACGCGGGTGGTGAAGAGCATCTCGCTGCCTTCCGCGGAGACGAAGTACGCCTCGAGGGCGTCCCCCTCCTTGACCCGGACGGTCCCCGCCTCGTCCAGCAGCTCCTTCGCCGCAAGGACACCCTCGCCTTTCCGGCCCAGGTCGAGGAACACCCATTCCGTGGTCACCTTGACGACCCGGGTGGATACCTTCCGCCCGGGCTCGTACCGCGTCGGGGCGACGAAGCTCCTGTCGAACATCTCCCCGAAACTCTCCTCTTCCGGTTCCCCCGGCGTTTCCGACTTCTCCTCGTCCGGCTCCACGCGCTCCCCCCGTCCTGTTTTTCTCCGCCGACTCCGCCCCTGGGCGAGACGCTATCCCAGCAATTTCGTCAGCCGGTCCCGCTGCCGTCCCAGCCGCTGCTGTCCCTCGTTCAGCGCCTCGACCACCGCCTCCAGGGACTCCTTGGTGAGATCCTTTCCCTTCCCGAGGATCTCCTCGGCCTTTTCCTCCACGGCGTCGGCCATCCCTGCCACGCTTTCGGCAACCTCCCCCGCCACCCCTTCCACTTTCCGGCTCGTCTTCCGGGCGAACCGGGAGATGTCCCTGCGTGTTTTCTGGCCCGATTGCGGTGCGAACAGCAAAACCGCTCCGGCCCCGAGAATCGCACCCGCCACCACCAGCAGCGCTCCCATCATCACGTTGTCGTTCCCGTCGTCCATAGGCCACCTCCGGTTTCGTTTCTGGGACCTGGTGCAGCGTCTCGCAAATACCCTGGCATTAAAGCTCCGCTGCGCCAAGTACCAGTTTACCCCGGACCACCACCGGGGAACAGGGGGAGGGTTCGTGCGGGTCTCGCAAATACCCCGACGCATCGGGTACAATTCCCGCAGGAGGTATCGATATGAAAGCGATCCGCGTTCACGAATTCGGTCCACCGGAAGTGATGCGCCTTGAGGAGGTCCCGGACCCCGCGCCGGGCCCGGGGCAAGTCCTGGTCCGCGTCCGCGCAGCGGGGGTAAACCCCGTTGAGACCTACATCCGCTCCGGAGCGTACGCCCGCCACCCTGCGCTCCCGTACACCCCCGGGAACGACGCCGCCGGGATCGTCGAGGCGGTGGGGGACGGAGTCCCGGGGGTAACCGCAGGAGACCGCGTGTACTCCTCGGAGACGGCGACCGGCGCCTACGCCGAGCTTGCGCTTTGCGACGCGGCGCGGGTCCACCCGCTTCCCGCCAGCGTCTCCTACGCGCAGGGGGCCGCGGTCGGCGTTCCGTGCGCCACCGCCTGGCGCGCCCTCTTCCAGCGGGCGCGGGCCGTCCCGGGAGAGACGGTCCTGGTCCACGGCGCCAGCGGCGGCGTGGGATCGGCGGCGGTACAGATCGCCCGGGCCGCGGGACTGCGCGTGGTCGGCACGGCGGGTACGCCCGAAGGGATCGCCCTGGCGCTTCAAGAGGGGGCGCATGACGCCTTCGACCACCGATCGGCGGGGTACATGGAAGAGGCGATGGCGGCGACGGGGGGGCGCGGATTCGACGTCATCCTCGAAATGCTCGCCAACGTGAATCTGGGTCGGGATCTGAAGGTCCTCGCGATGGGCGGACGGGTCGTCGTGATCGGCAGCCGGGGCGCGGTCGGGATCGACCCCCGGGACACGATGGGGCACGACGCTTCGATCGTCGGGATGTCCCTGTTCAACACGCCCGAGGCCGAGATGACCGTGATTCACGCGGCGTTGGGTGCGGCCCTCGCGAACGGGACCCTGCGCCCCGTGATCGGCCGGGAACTGCCGCTGTCGGCGGCGCCGGAAAGCCACGTAGCCGTGATGTCGGCCGGCGCCAGGGGAAAGATCGTCCTCCTTCCCTAACCGGGACCGAAAGGGGCGGCATGGAGACGAGAAACCGGTCGATACTCTTTTCCGGGCTGGTCGTGGACATCGAGCAGTTCGACGTCCGGATCGGGGAGAAGGGGTGGCACACCTACCAGGTCGTTCGCCACCCGGGCGGCGTCGGCGTCCTCCCGCTGCACGACGACGGGACGGTCACGCTGATCCGGCAGCTGCGGCCCGCGGTGGGCGGCACGCTCCTCGAGATCCCGGCGGGCAGGCTTCAAGCGGGCGAGGATCCGGCCGCGTGCGGTGGAAGGGAGATGGCCGAGGAGACGGGGCTCTCCGCGCGGGAACTGGTTCCCCTCGGCTTCTTCTACCCTTCCCCGGGCGTGTTCGACGAGGTGATCCACCTGTTCCTCGGCACCGGCCTGTCGCAAGGGGAAGCGGAGCCCGAGCAGTACGAAGAGATCGCGACGGAGCGGATGCCGATCGCGGAAGCGCTTCGGCTCGCGGCATCAGGGGAGATCCGGGACGGGAAGACGATCGCCGCGCTGCTGCGCGCCGGGAATGTCGTCAGATAAAATCTCCCGGGCGGGCGGCCCGGATTCTCCCGAGAGCCCATAGCGCCCCGCCGTTGCACGCCAGGTCCGCCGACGCCGCCAGCGCGAACGAGGCGGCGACTCCCAGCCGCTCGACCATTCCCGCGACGACCAGGAAAAAGACCCCCATCGTCCATAGACCGGCGACCAGCCCCCGCAACAGGCGGATCGCGGAGGCGCGACCCTGGTAACGGTGTGTGAAGGCGGTGAGCACCGTCGCCGCGACCGGGAACGGGACGAGAAGCCCCGCGAGATGCGGCCCGAGCGGCCGGGCAACGGCGGTCATGAGGAGCACCATGCCGACCGCCGCCGCCATGCGGGCGACGATCTCCCACGAAGACGTCCCGGGCGGCGCCGCCTCGGAACCGACCACGGGCAGGAGAAGGTACGCCGCGACCAGCGTGGCAAGGGCGAGCGCGATCGACTGCGGCAGTGTGA from Deltaproteobacteria bacterium CG2_30_66_27 includes the following:
- a CDS encoding 30S ribosomal protein S1 — protein: MFDRSFVAPTRYEPGRKVSTRVVKVTTEWVFLDLGRKGEGVLAAKELLDEAGTVRVKEGDALEAYFVSAEGSEMLFTTRVTGGAAGSAQLEDASNSGIPVDGVVVKEIKGGYEVRLAGGARAFCPHSQMDLPRSGGQEEHVGKHAAFRITEYREKGRNIVVSRRALLEEEEERKTREVMATLTEGMVMKGTVTSVREFGAFVSIGPIEGLLPISEIGWERVEDIQSVLSVGQEVEVAITRLDWANRRFSFSLKKTLSDPWETAVDRFPAGSRHVGKVARLAAFGAFVSLGGGVDGLLHISKLGGGKRIRSVGEVLRAGQEIEVKVDSVDPVKRRVALSLPATESPDTPEEEAEDYSRYMEPAPPPPALGSLGEALKAKLERKGK
- a CDS encoding quinone oxidoreductase → MKAIRVHEFGPPEVMRLEEVPDPAPGPGQVLVRVRAAGVNPVETYIRSGAYARHPALPYTPGNDAAGIVEAVGDGVPGVTAGDRVYSSETATGAYAELALCDAARVHPLPASVSYAQGAAVGVPCATAWRALFQRARAVPGETVLVHGASGGVGSAAVQIARAAGLRVVGTAGTPEGIALALQEGAHDAFDHRSAGYMEEAMAATGGRGFDVILEMLANVNLGRDLKVLAMGGRVVVIGSRGAVGIDPRDTMGHDASIVGMSLFNTPEAEMTVIHAALGAALANGTLRPVIGRELPLSAAPESHVAVMSAGARGKIVLLP
- a CDS encoding DNA mismatch repair protein MutT; the protein is METRNRSILFSGLVVDIEQFDVRIGEKGWHTYQVVRHPGGVGVLPLHDDGTVTLIRQLRPAVGGTLLEIPAGRLQAGEDPAACGGREMAEETGLSARELVPLGFFYPSPGVFDEVIHLFLGTGLSQGEAEPEQYEEIATERMPIAEALRLAASGEIRDGKTIAALLRAGNVVR